The following are from one region of the Streptomyces rubrogriseus genome:
- the aceE gene encoding pyruvate dehydrogenase (acetyl-transferring), homodimeric type has translation MSEPSRPTGTPAISELDQLPDRDREETAEWRASLDAVVRNAGPERAVYLLRRVHEFAASTGMSLPGLLHSDYINTVPAAAQPEFDGDLEMESRITALNRWNAAAMVTRGARLGLGGHISTYASAAWLYEIGFHHFFRGKDGDGSGDQLFVQGHASPGIYARVFLEGRLSESQLDAFRREAGGHGLPSYPHPRRLPWLWEFPTVSMGLGPLSAVYQARFNRYLHARGIKDTSASRVWAFLGDGEMDEPESTAALTLASRENLDNLTFVINCNLQRLDGPVRSNSKIVQELEARFRGAGWNVVKTLWGEAWDPLLGQDTTGDLVRRLGEVPDAQMQTLAARDAAYIRKHFFTGDALSALSASLSDARVVELFENSRGGHEPLKVYAAYRAAVEHRGAPTVVLAQTVKGHTLGPAFESRNANHQMKKLTMEQFRAMRDLLELPIPDSALAGDQVPFWHPGEDSPEVRYLRERRAALGGPAPVRRVVAKPLPEPPAKPFEDLAKGSGHQEMATTMALVRLVKDLMRDPRSGARWVPIVPDEARTFGMESMFPTAGIYSPQGQTYDPVDADQLLHYLESTTGQLLIEGITEAGSVAEFAAAATSYATHGEPMIPFYIFYAMFGFQRTGDQFWALGDQMGRGFVVGGTAGRTTMTGEGLQHGDGHSHLLAATNPAAVSYDPAFAYEIAVIVRDGLRRMYGERPEDVFYYLTVYNEPKHQPAMPPVPGIEEGIVRGIYRYRTAEAPAAGPRLQLLASGTAIHWVLRAQELLASDWGVHADVWSVTSWTELRRDAMRADDARTRGEERAPFVTRALAGAPGPVLAVSDWMRQVPDQIGQWVEQDYYSLGTDGFGLSDTREDVRRYFRVDAESIVVTALDRLARAGQVPPETVARARAQYGLDR, from the coding sequence ATGAGTGAACCCTCCCGGCCCACCGGAACACCTGCGATCAGTGAGCTCGACCAGCTGCCCGACCGCGACCGCGAGGAGACCGCCGAGTGGCGGGCCTCCCTCGACGCCGTCGTGCGCAACGCGGGGCCGGAACGGGCGGTGTACCTGCTGCGGCGGGTGCACGAGTTCGCCGCGAGCACGGGCATGTCCCTGCCGGGGCTGCTGCACTCGGACTACATCAACACCGTTCCCGCCGCCGCGCAGCCGGAGTTCGACGGTGACCTGGAGATGGAGTCCAGGATCACCGCGCTCAACCGGTGGAACGCGGCGGCGATGGTCACCCGCGGCGCGCGCCTCGGGCTGGGCGGCCACATCTCCACCTACGCCTCGGCGGCCTGGCTCTACGAGATCGGCTTCCACCACTTCTTCCGGGGCAAGGACGGGGACGGCTCCGGCGACCAGCTCTTCGTCCAGGGCCACGCCTCCCCCGGCATCTACGCCCGGGTCTTCCTGGAGGGACGGCTGAGCGAGAGCCAACTGGACGCCTTCCGCCGGGAGGCAGGCGGCCACGGGCTTCCGTCCTATCCGCACCCCCGGCGGCTGCCGTGGCTGTGGGAGTTCCCGACGGTCTCCATGGGACTGGGCCCCCTCAGCGCCGTCTACCAGGCCCGGTTCAACCGCTATCTGCACGCCCGCGGCATCAAGGACACCTCCGCGTCACGGGTGTGGGCGTTCCTGGGCGACGGGGAGATGGACGAGCCGGAGTCGACGGCCGCCCTGACCCTGGCCTCCCGCGAGAACCTGGACAACCTGACCTTCGTCATCAACTGCAATCTCCAGCGCCTGGACGGCCCGGTACGGTCCAACTCGAAGATCGTCCAGGAACTGGAGGCACGGTTCCGGGGCGCGGGCTGGAACGTGGTCAAGACGCTCTGGGGCGAGGCCTGGGACCCGTTGCTGGGGCAGGACACCACCGGCGACCTGGTACGGCGCCTCGGCGAGGTGCCCGACGCCCAGATGCAGACGCTCGCCGCGCGGGACGCGGCCTACATACGCAAGCACTTCTTCACGGGTGACGCCCTGTCGGCGCTCTCCGCCTCCCTGAGCGACGCGCGGGTGGTCGAGCTGTTCGAGAACTCGCGGGGCGGACACGAGCCGTTGAAGGTGTACGCCGCCTACCGGGCCGCCGTGGAACACCGGGGCGCCCCGACGGTGGTCCTCGCCCAGACGGTGAAGGGCCACACGCTGGGCCCGGCGTTCGAGTCGCGCAACGCCAACCACCAGATGAAGAAGCTCACCATGGAGCAGTTCCGCGCCATGCGCGACCTGCTGGAGCTGCCCATCCCCGACAGCGCGCTCGCCGGCGACCAGGTCCCGTTCTGGCATCCCGGGGAGGACTCGCCCGAGGTGCGATACCTGCGCGAACGCCGGGCCGCGCTGGGCGGGCCCGCGCCCGTGCGCCGGGTGGTCGCCAAGCCGCTGCCGGAACCGCCCGCCAAGCCCTTCGAGGACCTGGCGAAGGGGTCCGGCCACCAGGAGATGGCCACCACGATGGCACTGGTCCGGCTGGTCAAGGACCTGATGCGCGACCCGCGCAGCGGGGCCCGCTGGGTGCCGATCGTCCCCGACGAGGCGCGCACCTTCGGCATGGAGTCGATGTTCCCCACCGCCGGCATCTACTCGCCGCAGGGCCAGACCTACGACCCGGTCGACGCGGACCAACTGCTCCACTACCTGGAGAGCACGACCGGGCAGCTGCTCATCGAGGGCATCACCGAGGCCGGTTCCGTCGCCGAGTTCGCCGCCGCAGCCACGTCGTACGCCACGCACGGCGAACCCATGATCCCCTTTTACATCTTCTACGCCATGTTCGGTTTCCAGCGCACCGGCGACCAGTTCTGGGCGCTGGGCGACCAGATGGGCCGCGGCTTCGTGGTCGGCGGCACCGCCGGACGCACGACGATGACCGGCGAGGGCCTGCAGCACGGGGACGGCCACTCGCACCTGCTCGCCGCCACCAATCCGGCGGCCGTCAGCTACGACCCGGCGTTCGCCTACGAGATCGCGGTCATCGTCCGGGACGGTCTGCGCCGCATGTACGGCGAGCGGCCCGAGGACGTCTTCTACTACCTGACCGTGTACAACGAGCCCAAGCACCAGCCCGCCATGCCGCCGGTCCCCGGCATCGAGGAGGGCATCGTCCGGGGCATCTACCGGTACCGGACCGCCGAAGCGCCCGCGGCCGGGCCCCGGCTCCAGCTGCTCGCCTCCGGTACGGCGATCCACTGGGTCCTGCGCGCGCAGGAACTGCTCGCCTCCGACTGGGGCGTGCACGCCGACGTGTGGTCGGTGACGTCCTGGACGGAGCTGCGCCGGGACGCGATGCGTGCCGACGACGCCCGGACGCGGGGCGAGGAACGCGCCCCGTTCGTCACTCGTGCCCTGGCCGGGGCGCCGGGGCCGGTGCTGGCCGTCAGCGACTGGATGCGGCAGGTGCCCGACCAGATCGGCCAGTGGGTCGAGCAGGACTACTACTCCCTGGGCACCGACGGTTTCGGGCTGTCCGACACCCGTGAGGACGTGCGCCGCTACTTCCGGGTCGACGCCGAGTCGATCGTGGTGACCGCACTGGACCGTCTGGCCCGGGCGGGGCAGGTCCCGCCGGAGACCGTCGCGCGGGCCCGCGCGCAGTACGGCCTCGACCGCTGA
- a CDS encoding alpha/beta fold hydrolase — protein MSAQKPTIVLVHGAFADSSSWNGVVARLRSRDYPVVAASNPLRGLTEDSAYVRQLLESIDGPVVLAGHSYGGSVISNAATGLDHVKALVFVAAFLPDEGESAVDLSGRFPGSTLGETLRPVPVTLPDGGRAADLYIEQSRFHQQFAADVPEETTAVMAATQRPVADAALAEGASAPAWKDIPSWVLVASEDRNIPAQVQTYMAERAKATVVHVTASHAVSVSRPGDVARLINEAAQATG, from the coding sequence ATGAGCGCACAGAAACCGACCATCGTCCTCGTGCACGGCGCGTTCGCGGACTCGTCCAGTTGGAACGGCGTGGTCGCCAGGCTCCGGTCGCGCGACTACCCGGTGGTGGCCGCGAGCAATCCGCTGCGCGGGCTGACCGAGGACAGCGCGTACGTCAGACAGCTCCTGGAGTCCATCGACGGGCCCGTGGTTCTCGCCGGGCACTCCTACGGCGGCTCGGTCATCAGCAACGCCGCGACGGGACTCGACCACGTCAAGGCTCTCGTGTTCGTCGCGGCGTTCCTGCCGGACGAGGGTGAGAGCGCGGTCGACCTGTCCGGCAGGTTCCCGGGCAGCACCCTCGGGGAGACGCTCCGCCCGGTGCCGGTCACGCTCCCCGACGGCGGCCGGGCCGCGGACCTCTACATCGAGCAGAGCAGGTTCCACCAGCAGTTCGCCGCCGACGTCCCGGAGGAGACCACGGCGGTCATGGCGGCCACCCAGCGGCCCGTGGCCGACGCCGCGTTGGCGGAGGGTGCCTCGGCGCCGGCGTGGAAGGACATTCCGTCCTGGGTCCTCGTCGCCTCCGAGGACCGCAACATCCCGGCCCAGGTGCAGACATACATGGCCGAGCGCGCGAAGGCCACGGTGGTGCACGTCACCGCTTCCCACGCGGTCAGCGTTTCGCGTCCGGGCGACGTCGCCCGGCTGATCAACGAGGCGGCGCAGGCGACCGGCTGA
- a CDS encoding cupin domain-containing protein, which yields MSYPYPEQKYWGEDGEVSAVFRPATTPPNLGESGTGKDATHYLATTATTRGEFGLYRVEMRPRAGGPKTHFHKRISESFFILDGTVRVFDGVQWVDARKGDFLHVPQGGLHAFRNDSDAPADMLLLFTPGAPREEYFEQVSRLGHASEEERAAFFDRHDSYFVE from the coding sequence ATGTCGTACCCGTACCCGGAGCAGAAGTACTGGGGTGAGGACGGCGAGGTCAGCGCCGTCTTCCGGCCGGCCACCACACCGCCGAACCTGGGTGAGAGCGGTACCGGAAAGGACGCCACCCACTATCTGGCCACCACGGCCACCACACGGGGCGAGTTCGGGCTGTACCGGGTCGAGATGCGGCCCCGGGCGGGCGGCCCCAAGACCCATTTCCACAAGCGGATCTCGGAGTCCTTCTTCATCCTGGACGGGACCGTGCGCGTGTTCGACGGTGTGCAGTGGGTCGACGCCCGCAAGGGTGACTTCCTGCACGTCCCCCAGGGCGGGCTGCACGCCTTCCGCAACGACTCCGACGCACCGGCCGACATGCTGCTGCTGTTCACCCCGGGCGCCCCGCGCGAGGAGTACTTCGAGCAGGTCTCCCGGCTGGGGCACGCTTCCGAGGAGGAGCGTGCCGCGTTCTTCGACCGGCACGACTCGTACTTCGTGGAGTAG
- a CDS encoding MFS transporter, with protein MNRSPAPESTAPLRIAGARGRWTLLATVLGSGVVLLGSTVTNIALPRIGQDFDAGLGVLQWTVNAYMLTLAGLILLGGSLGDRFGRRRVFVLGLVWFAVASLLCSMAPDTTTLIAARALQGVGGALLTPGSLAIIEASFHPDDRPRAIGLWSGFGGIGAALGPFLGGWLVDGPGWRWTFVLSAVPALLCVPVALRHVPESMGAPRKEAVSTAGAGARRGVGFDVPGAVLGALALALVTYALTEARDGGTVAVAAAVGGVVAGAAFLRVERRSADPMMPPAIFSSRQFTAVNVITLCVYAGTGGFFFLTALQLQIVVGYSALAAGAAMLPNTVLMLLFSSHAGMLAQRLGPRAPLTVGPLVCGAGMLLMLRVGPGASYIQDILPALLVMGAGMVVMVAPLTVTLLASVDASNAGLASGINNAAARAAGLVSVAALPLLVGMGPEAYRSDTAFDASFGRAMPLCAVLLAVGAGVAFGTLRRPATAPRPAHGHTHGWLTEPPLVSRFAHHQAVE; from the coding sequence ATGAACCGCTCCCCCGCTCCCGAGAGCACCGCCCCCCTCCGCATCGCCGGCGCCCGTGGGCGGTGGACGCTACTGGCCACCGTCCTCGGCTCCGGCGTCGTGCTGCTCGGCTCGACCGTCACCAACATCGCGCTCCCGCGCATCGGCCAGGACTTCGACGCCGGTCTCGGCGTCCTCCAGTGGACGGTGAACGCCTACATGCTGACCCTGGCGGGGCTCATCCTGCTGGGCGGTTCCCTGGGCGACCGGTTCGGGCGGCGTCGTGTCTTCGTGCTGGGCCTGGTGTGGTTCGCGGTCGCCTCCCTGCTGTGCTCCATGGCCCCGGACACCACCACGCTCATCGCCGCCCGGGCCCTGCAGGGCGTCGGGGGCGCGCTGCTCACGCCCGGGTCACTGGCGATCATCGAGGCCTCCTTCCATCCGGACGACCGGCCGCGCGCGATCGGCCTGTGGTCCGGATTCGGCGGCATCGGCGCCGCTCTGGGCCCGTTCCTGGGCGGGTGGCTGGTGGACGGGCCCGGCTGGCGCTGGACCTTCGTACTGAGTGCCGTCCCGGCGCTGCTGTGCGTCCCCGTCGCCCTGCGCCATGTTCCGGAGTCCATGGGCGCACCGCGCAAGGAAGCAGTGTCCACGGCCGGCGCGGGGGCCCGGCGCGGGGTCGGCTTCGACGTTCCCGGCGCCGTCCTGGGAGCCCTGGCCCTGGCGCTGGTCACCTATGCGCTGACGGAGGCGCGCGACGGCGGGACCGTGGCCGTTGCCGCGGCCGTCGGCGGTGTCGTCGCGGGGGCCGCGTTCCTCCGCGTCGAACGACGCAGCGCCGACCCCATGATGCCGCCGGCGATCTTCTCCTCCCGGCAGTTCACCGCCGTCAACGTCATCACCCTGTGCGTCTACGCGGGGACGGGCGGGTTCTTCTTCCTGACCGCGCTGCAGTTGCAGATCGTCGTCGGGTACTCGGCGTTGGCCGCCGGAGCGGCGATGCTGCCGAACACCGTGCTGATGCTGCTGTTCTCGTCCCACGCCGGGATGCTCGCCCAGCGGCTGGGGCCACGGGCCCCGCTCACCGTCGGCCCGCTGGTGTGCGGAGCGGGGATGCTGCTGATGCTGCGGGTCGGTCCGGGCGCGTCCTACATCCAGGACATCCTCCCGGCCCTCCTGGTGATGGGCGCCGGCATGGTCGTCATGGTCGCCCCCCTGACCGTGACCCTGCTCGCCTCGGTGGACGCCTCGAACGCCGGACTGGCCAGCGGCATCAACAACGCCGCGGCCCGGGCGGCGGGGCTGGTGTCCGTCGCGGCACTCCCGCTGCTGGTCGGGATGGGCCCGGAGGCCTACCGGTCGGACACGGCCTTCGACGCCTCGTTCGGCCGCGCCATGCCGCTGTGCGCGGTCCTCCTCGCCGTCGGCGCGGGGGTCGCTTTCGGCACGCTGCGCCGACCCGCCACCGCCCCTCGTCCGGCGCACGGGCACACCCACGGCTGGCTGACGGAACCCCCGCTGGTGTCCCGCTTCGCCCATCATCAGGCCGTCGAATGA
- a CDS encoding SDR family oxidoreductase, protein MRVVVAGATGLIGSRTVVRLRDHGVEVVPVSRGEGVDVSTGQGLDRALRGAEVIVDVTDAPSRRQQAGTAFFTTATGNLLQAAAAANVEHYVALSVVGSDRIGAGYFQAKAAQEDLVRHTTVPYSVVRATPFHESVEAAAAAGTRPDGVHVPPLLLRPVSADDVAALLAHVAVGLPQFGVVETAGPEELRLEDMTADVLALLGRPGPVIADARAPFFGAVLEERALLPGPDARLAHHTFTEWLKSR, encoded by the coding sequence ATGAGAGTCGTCGTTGCAGGTGCCACCGGACTGATCGGTTCCCGGACCGTCGTGCGGCTCCGGGACCACGGGGTGGAGGTCGTGCCGGTGTCGCGCGGGGAAGGAGTCGACGTCAGCACCGGCCAGGGCCTGGACCGGGCGCTGCGCGGCGCCGAGGTGATCGTGGACGTCACCGACGCGCCCTCCCGGCGTCAGCAGGCCGGCACGGCGTTCTTCACCACCGCGACGGGCAACCTCCTCCAGGCGGCCGCCGCGGCGAACGTCGAGCACTACGTGGCGCTCTCGGTGGTGGGCTCCGACCGGATCGGGGCGGGCTACTTCCAGGCCAAGGCGGCGCAGGAGGACCTGGTCCGGCACACCACCGTGCCGTACTCCGTGGTGCGCGCCACGCCGTTCCACGAGTCCGTGGAGGCCGCCGCCGCGGCCGGTACCCGGCCCGACGGCGTCCATGTGCCGCCGCTGCTGCTGCGCCCCGTCTCGGCCGACGACGTCGCCGCGCTCCTCGCCCATGTCGCGGTGGGACTGCCGCAGTTCGGCGTGGTCGAGACAGCCGGGCCGGAGGAGCTCCGGCTGGAGGACATGACGGCCGACGTACTCGCTCTCCTCGGCCGGCCCGGCCCGGTGATCGCCGACGCGCGGGCCCCGTTCTTCGGCGCGGTGCTCGAGGAGCGGGCCCTGCTTCCCGGGCCGGACGCCCGGCTGGCCCATCACACGTTCACCGAGTGGCTCAAGAGCCGCTGA
- a CDS encoding carboxymuconolactone decarboxylase family protein, with protein sequence MDARINYFGNALAGKVMKHLNSAGAAVQSALPVATQELVKIRASQINGCGFCTDMHTKDAAAAGEDQQRLNLVAVWREATVFSDAERAALAVTEQGTRLADASGGVSDEVWAEAAKHYDEDQLAALISLIAVINAYNRINVINQQPAGGYQPGMFG encoded by the coding sequence ATGGACGCGCGCATCAACTACTTCGGCAACGCCCTCGCGGGCAAGGTCATGAAGCACCTGAACTCGGCGGGAGCGGCGGTCCAGTCGGCTCTTCCGGTCGCCACCCAGGAGCTGGTGAAGATCCGGGCCAGCCAGATCAACGGCTGCGGCTTCTGCACGGACATGCACACCAAGGACGCCGCCGCGGCGGGCGAGGACCAGCAGCGACTGAACCTGGTCGCCGTGTGGCGCGAGGCCACGGTCTTCTCGGACGCCGAGCGCGCGGCCCTGGCGGTGACCGAGCAGGGGACCCGCCTCGCGGACGCCTCCGGCGGTGTCTCGGACGAGGTGTGGGCCGAGGCCGCGAAGCACTACGACGAGGACCAGCTCGCCGCGCTGATCTCGCTGATCGCCGTCATCAACGCCTACAACCGCATCAACGTCATCAACCAGCAGCCCGCGGGCGGTTACCAGCCCGGCATGTTCGGCTGA
- a CDS encoding DUF427 domain-containing protein: MATESVLHPSLIVPIGHVEPVPRRIRGMVGGRVAFDTRRALYVWEWQAYPQFSIPIEDLVEGALDDDKHTEQLGAGPAHRHTLRVGPEVRAGAAWVWGEGSPEALRDTVRFEWEALDAWFEEDEPVFVHPRSPYSRVDALRSRSTVRVEVDGVVLAEAAGCVKLFETGLPTRYYLDPMNIDWTRLRHSDTVTRCPYKGTTSDYWSFDGGTGAHEDIAWTYDFPTIHANRIAGLTAFYNEHVDLYVDGFLLPKPVDPTRVASD, translated from the coding sequence ATGGCTACCGAGAGCGTCCTGCACCCGAGTCTCATCGTCCCGATCGGACACGTCGAGCCCGTTCCCCGCCGCATCCGGGGGATGGTCGGGGGCCGTGTCGCCTTCGACACCCGCCGCGCGCTGTACGTGTGGGAGTGGCAGGCGTATCCGCAGTTCAGCATCCCGATCGAGGACTTGGTGGAGGGCGCGCTCGACGACGACAAGCACACCGAGCAGCTCGGTGCCGGGCCCGCTCACCGACACACCCTGCGGGTCGGTCCGGAGGTCCGCGCGGGAGCGGCGTGGGTCTGGGGGGAGGGCTCCCCCGAAGCCCTGCGCGACACGGTGCGCTTCGAATGGGAGGCGCTGGACGCCTGGTTCGAGGAGGACGAGCCGGTCTTCGTCCATCCGCGCAGCCCGTACTCGCGCGTGGACGCGCTGCGTTCGCGCAGCACCGTCCGGGTCGAGGTGGACGGCGTCGTACTGGCGGAAGCCGCCGGCTGCGTGAAGCTGTTCGAGACCGGCCTGCCGACCCGCTACTACCTCGACCCCATGAACATCGACTGGACCCGGCTGCGGCACTCCGACACCGTGACCCGGTGCCCCTACAAGGGAACGACGAGCGACTACTGGTCGTTCGACGGCGGCACCGGCGCCCACGAGGACATCGCCTGGACCTACGACTTCCCGACCATCCACGCCAACCGCATCGCCGGACTGACCGCGTTCTACAACGAGCACGTCGATCTGTACGTCGACGGCTTCCTGCTGCCGAAGCCGGTGGATCCCACCCGGGTGGCCTCCGACTAA
- a CDS encoding alpha/beta hydrolase, whose protein sequence is MSDLVLEPAAQDFANATAKPPLLYELGVEGARKLLDDVQSGPVEKPDVDETWITVPAEVGDVRVRIVKPVGTTGVLPVILYVHGGGWILGNAGTHDRLVRELAVGAEAAAVFVEYDRSPEAKYPVAIEQAYATAQWVTTKGADEGLDGSRMVVAGDSVGGNMSAALTHLAKRRGDVTFLHQSLYYPVTDAGQDTESYRVFAHGPHLTAKAMEWFWNAYAPDPAERDQITASPLRATLEDLQGLPPAFVVVDENDVLRDEGEAYARKLIQAGVPTTSVRYNASLHDFMMLNPVRGTQASTAAIEQAVHVLRKALGTD, encoded by the coding sequence ATGAGCGACCTCGTTCTCGAGCCCGCCGCGCAGGACTTCGCCAACGCCACCGCCAAGCCGCCGTTGCTGTACGAACTCGGTGTCGAGGGAGCCCGCAAGCTGCTCGACGACGTCCAGTCCGGTCCGGTGGAGAAGCCGGACGTGGACGAGACGTGGATCACCGTGCCCGCCGAGGTCGGTGACGTGCGGGTGCGCATCGTCAAGCCCGTCGGCACCACCGGTGTGCTGCCCGTCATCCTCTACGTGCACGGCGGCGGCTGGATCCTCGGAAACGCCGGGACCCACGACCGTCTCGTGCGGGAACTGGCCGTGGGCGCGGAGGCGGCCGCGGTCTTCGTCGAGTACGACCGCTCCCCGGAGGCGAAGTATCCCGTCGCCATCGAGCAGGCCTACGCCACCGCCCAGTGGGTCACCACCAAGGGCGCCGACGAGGGCCTGGACGGCTCCCGCATGGTCGTCGCCGGCGACTCCGTCGGCGGCAACATGAGCGCCGCCCTCACCCACCTGGCCAAGCGGCGCGGCGACGTGACCTTCCTGCACCAGTCCCTCTACTACCCCGTCACCGACGCCGGGCAGGACACGGAGAGCTACCGCGTCTTCGCGCACGGACCGCACCTGACCGCGAAGGCCATGGAGTGGTTCTGGAACGCCTACGCCCCCGATCCGGCGGAGCGGGACCAGATCACGGCCTCGCCGCTGCGCGCCACCCTGGAGGACCTCCAGGGCCTGCCTCCGGCGTTCGTCGTGGTCGACGAGAACGACGTGCTGCGCGACGAGGGCGAGGCCTACGCCCGCAAGCTGATCCAGGCCGGGGTGCCGACCACGAGCGTCCGCTACAACGCCAGCCTGCACGATTTCATGATGCTGAACCCGGTCCGCGGAACGCAGGCCTCCACCGCGGCGATCGAGCAGGCGGTCCACGTTCTGCGCAAGGCCCTCGGCACCGACTGA
- a CDS encoding cupin domain-containing protein: protein MSENAQHAHHGHGTGDADGPSWTRAAKMIQDASPIVVPEGASAMTIHVEWEPGDPGTPPHRHSGPAFGYVIKGAVRFELEGEPERVVEAGGTFWEPGGDAIHYQDGNALSDEKTEFVVTMMCAPGKPMLELVDEAELKERAHLRAPRPTA from the coding sequence ATGTCGGAGAATGCACAGCACGCCCACCACGGACACGGAACCGGCGACGCGGACGGCCCGAGCTGGACCCGCGCGGCGAAGATGATCCAGGACGCCTCGCCGATCGTCGTCCCCGAGGGCGCCTCGGCGATGACCATCCACGTCGAGTGGGAGCCCGGCGACCCCGGCACTCCGCCGCACCGCCACTCCGGACCGGCGTTCGGTTACGTCATCAAGGGCGCCGTCCGCTTCGAACTGGAGGGTGAGCCCGAGCGTGTGGTCGAGGCCGGCGGCACCTTCTGGGAGCCGGGCGGCGACGCCATCCACTACCAGGACGGCAACGCGCTCAGCGACGAGAAGACGGAGTTCGTCGTCACGATGATGTGCGCGCCCGGCAAACCCATGCTCGAACTGGTCGACGAGGCGGAGCTGAAGGAGCGCGCCCACCTGCGCGCACCCCGGCCCACCGCCTGA